In a single window of the Synechococcus sp. HK05 genome:
- a CDS encoding ABC transporter permease has translation MAAKLAMAETVGMALATLKANRLRSLLTMLGIVIGNASVITLVGVGRGAQNLAEGQLNTLGANVLFVVPGNNDSRRQGIDFPKTLVLEDAEAIAEQVPSVKRVVPQITLSAVLQAGAKSSSATVSGITPDFLTVRRFEVAQGRFIDQRDLDGARNVVVIGPDLRDKLLPMGSAIGKQLRIRDQSFEVIGVMAPKGAVFGQNQDEAAYIPLSTMVSKLSGRDPTYGVSLNFISVEARDEASTGAAKFQITNLLRQRHNILREDDFAVRSQKDALSIVGTITGGLTLMLGAIGAISLLVGGIGIMNIMLVSVSERTSEIGLRKAIGARSSDVLAQFLVEALVLSSLGGVIGSALGLSAVAAVAAITPLPAAIGGTSVLITVGLSGSIGLVFGVLPARRAARLDPITALRSL, from the coding sequence ATGGCCGCAAAACTGGCGATGGCTGAAACCGTGGGGATGGCCCTGGCCACCCTCAAGGCCAATCGCCTGCGTTCCCTGCTCACGATGCTCGGCATCGTGATTGGCAATGCCTCAGTGATCACCCTGGTGGGAGTGGGCCGCGGAGCCCAGAACCTGGCGGAGGGGCAGCTCAACACGCTCGGCGCCAACGTGCTGTTTGTGGTGCCCGGCAACAACGACAGCCGCCGCCAGGGCATCGATTTCCCCAAAACCCTCGTGCTCGAAGACGCCGAGGCCATCGCCGAGCAGGTGCCTTCGGTGAAGCGGGTGGTGCCCCAGATCACCCTCAGCGCCGTGCTTCAGGCGGGGGCCAAGAGCTCCAGCGCCACCGTGTCGGGCATCACGCCCGACTTCCTCACCGTGCGCCGTTTTGAAGTGGCCCAAGGGCGCTTCATCGACCAGCGGGATCTGGATGGGGCGCGCAACGTGGTGGTGATCGGCCCGGACCTGCGCGACAAGTTGCTGCCGATGGGATCGGCGATCGGCAAGCAGCTGCGCATCCGTGATCAGAGCTTTGAGGTGATCGGGGTGATGGCGCCCAAGGGTGCCGTGTTCGGCCAGAACCAAGACGAGGCCGCCTACATCCCGCTCTCCACCATGGTGAGCAAGCTTTCAGGCCGCGATCCCACCTATGGCGTCAGCCTGAACTTCATCAGCGTGGAAGCCCGCGATGAAGCGAGCACCGGCGCAGCGAAGTTTCAGATCACCAATCTGCTGCGCCAGCGGCACAACATTTTGCGGGAAGACGACTTCGCGGTGCGTTCTCAGAAAGATGCGCTCTCCATTGTGGGCACCATCACCGGAGGCCTCACCTTGATGCTGGGCGCGATCGGCGCGATCTCCCTGCTGGTGGGTGGCATCGGGATCATGAACATCATGTTGGTGTCGGTGAGTGAGCGCACCTCCGAAATCGGGCTGCGCAAAGCCATCGGTGCACGCAGCAGCGATGTGCTCGCTCAATTTCTGGTGGAAGCCCTGGTGCTCTCCAGCCTCGGCGGCGTGATCGGCAGCGCCCTGGGCCTGTCAGCCGTCGCGGCTGTCGCCGCGATCACCCCCCTGCCTGCGGCGATCGGCGGCACAAGCGTGCTGATCACCGTGGGACTCTCAGGCTCCATCGGCCTGGTGTTTGGGGTACTGCCGGCCAGGCGCGCCGCACGGCTGGATCCGATCACGGCTCTGCGCAGCCTTTAA
- the pyk gene encoding pyruvate kinase, whose translation MALPDLTRRTKIVATIGPATESPEQLRRLIEAGATTFRLNFSHGDHSEHAARIRTIRQVAAEMQVHIGILQDLQGPKIRLGRFKDGPITVAKGDAFTLTSRDVACTQEIATVTYDKLADEVVSGSRILLDDGRVEMVVDRVDKAEQTLYCTVTVGGVLSNNKGVNFPDVQLSIRALTDKDRTDLAFGLQQNVDWVALSFVRNPSDMEEIKALIASHGHNTPVVAKIEKFEAIDQIDAILPLCDGVMVARGDLGVEMPAEEVPLLQKELIRKCNGLGIPVITATQMLDSMVSCPRPTRAEVSDVANAILDGTDAVMLSNESAVGDYPVEAVATMSQIARRIERDYPRRENDGQLASTIPNAISHAVSSIARQLEAAAILPLTKSGATARNVSKFRPSTPILAITSETKVASQLQLVWGVHPLLVDDAENATASFNRAMEIASEQALLRDGDLVIQTAGTVADVSGSTDLVKVSIVGKGTVLDPAIL comes from the coding sequence ATGGCCCTGCCCGATCTCACGCGTCGCACCAAGATCGTGGCCACCATCGGCCCTGCCACCGAATCTCCGGAACAGCTGCGCCGCCTGATTGAAGCGGGCGCCACCACGTTCCGCCTCAATTTCTCCCACGGCGACCACAGCGAGCACGCCGCCCGCATCCGCACCATTCGCCAGGTGGCGGCGGAGATGCAGGTGCACATCGGCATCCTCCAAGACCTGCAGGGCCCGAAAATCCGCCTCGGCCGTTTCAAGGATGGGCCCATCACCGTGGCCAAAGGTGATGCCTTCACCCTCACCTCCCGCGATGTCGCCTGCACCCAGGAGATCGCCACCGTCACTTACGACAAGCTGGCGGATGAAGTGGTCTCCGGCAGCCGCATCCTGCTCGACGACGGCCGCGTGGAGATGGTGGTCGATCGCGTCGACAAGGCCGAACAAACGCTCTACTGCACGGTGACCGTGGGCGGGGTGCTCTCCAACAACAAGGGGGTGAACTTCCCCGATGTGCAGCTCTCGATCCGCGCCCTCACGGACAAGGACCGCACGGATCTGGCCTTCGGCCTGCAGCAGAACGTGGATTGGGTGGCGTTGAGCTTCGTGCGCAACCCCTCCGACATGGAGGAGATCAAGGCCCTGATCGCGTCCCACGGCCACAACACCCCGGTGGTGGCCAAGATCGAGAAATTCGAAGCGATCGATCAGATCGACGCGATCCTGCCCCTGTGTGATGGGGTGATGGTGGCCCGCGGCGACTTGGGCGTGGAAATGCCCGCCGAGGAGGTGCCGCTGCTGCAGAAGGAGCTGATCCGCAAGTGCAACGGCCTGGGCATTCCGGTGATCACCGCCACCCAGATGCTGGATTCGATGGTGAGCTGCCCCAGACCCACCCGCGCGGAGGTGAGCGATGTGGCCAACGCGATCCTGGATGGCACCGATGCGGTGATGCTCTCGAACGAGAGCGCCGTGGGTGATTACCCGGTGGAAGCGGTTGCCACCATGAGTCAGATCGCACGCCGCATCGAACGCGATTACCCGCGCCGCGAGAACGACGGCCAGCTGGCCTCCACCATTCCCAACGCGATCAGCCACGCCGTGAGTTCGATTGCGCGGCAACTCGAGGCGGCCGCCATCCTGCCCCTCACCAAGAGCGGTGCAACGGCCCGCAACGTGAGCAAGTTCCGGCCCAGCACGCCGATCCTGGCGATCACCAGCGAAACCAAAGTGGCCTCCCAGCTGCAGTTGGTGTGGGGTGTGCACCCCCTGCTGGTGGACGACGCCGAGAACGCCACCGCCAGCTTCAACCGCGCGATGGAGATCGCCAGCGAGCAAGCGCTGCTGCGCGATGGCGATCTGGTGATCCAAACCGCAGGCACCGTGGCCGATGTGAGCGGTTCCACGGATCTGGTGAAGGTGAGCATCGTGGGCAAAGGCACGGTGCTCGACCCCGCAATTCTCTGA
- the clpP gene encoding ATP-dependent Clp endopeptidase proteolytic subunit ClpP — protein sequence MIPIVIEESGRGERAFDIYSRLLRERIIFLGEPVTAESANRIVAQLLFLEAEDPEKDIYLYINSPGGSVYDGLGIFDTMQHIKPDVHTVCVGLAASMGAFLLCAGAKGKRSSLTHSRIMIHQPLGGARGQASDIRIQADEILYLKKKLNQELADRTGQPLSRIEEDTDRDFFMSPAEAAEYGLIDKVIDKRPVRAV from the coding sequence ATTCTCGTCTGCTGCGCGAGCGGATCATCTTCCTGGGTGAGCCCGTCACGGCTGAATCCGCCAATCGGATCGTCGCCCAGCTTCTGTTCTTGGAAGCGGAAGACCCCGAGAAGGACATTTACCTCTACATCAACTCCCCCGGCGGCTCGGTTTACGACGGGCTTGGCATCTTCGACACGATGCAGCACATCAAGCCGGACGTGCACACCGTGTGTGTGGGCCTGGCCGCTTCGATGGGTGCCTTCCTGCTCTGCGCCGGCGCGAAGGGCAAGCGCAGCAGCCTTACCCATTCGCGGATCATGATCCACCAGCCCCTGGGCGGGGCCCGCGGCCAGGCCAGTGACATCCGCATCCAGGCCGACGAAATCCTTTACCTCAAGAAGAAGCTCAACCAGGAGCTTGCTGATCGCACCGGTCAGCCCCTGAGCCGCATCGAGGAAGACACCGACCGCGACTTCTTCATGTCTCCCGCTGAGGCCGCCGAGTACGGCCTGATCGACAAGGTGATCGACAAGCGCCCGGTGCGCGCTGTCTGA
- a CDS encoding DUF1830 domain-containing protein, with translation MAQLTCGYRNSSDRMVIVRCIGPDEFFLERVVFPFELLSFLAPPESIVQIWTHSLGGAELRESIEVEDLCVDLSGLESASEPAAPAAMADSAGMALDWQQAS, from the coding sequence TTGGCGCAGCTCACCTGTGGCTACCGAAACAGCAGCGATCGAATGGTGATCGTTCGCTGCATCGGCCCGGATGAGTTCTTCCTCGAGCGGGTGGTCTTCCCGTTCGAGCTGCTCAGTTTTCTGGCTCCACCGGAATCGATCGTTCAGATCTGGACCCACAGCCTGGGGGGCGCTGAATTGCGTGAAAGCATCGAGGTTGAAGACTTGTGCGTGGACCTCTCCGGGCTGGAGAGCGCCAGCGAGCCCGCGGCACCGGCCGCCATGGCGGACAGCGCAGGCATGGCCCTGGATTGGCAGCAAGCCTCCTGA
- a CDS encoding DUF2256 domain-containing protein produces the protein MPPSLRPSKVCPVCGRPFAWRKKWAAVWEQVIYCSDRCRNQR, from the coding sequence TTGCCGCCCAGCCTGCGGCCCAGCAAGGTCTGTCCGGTGTGCGGCAGGCCCTTTGCCTGGCGCAAGAAATGGGCAGCGGTGTGGGAGCAGGTGATCTACTGCTCCGACCGCTGCCGCAATCAACGCTGA
- a CDS encoding amidase codes for MNLSRRNALQMLGATAGFGVAGAMGVVSPSRLNAAPAAAGQSRDLELAYMSAGEQLKLFRQKKLSPVEVLQAQLRLTEQRGKLVNCFTYLHPKEAMAQAKESERRWQQGNPRALEGITVALKDEMAVKGWPMTAGSKVFRDRVMTTNDPIVVKLLDAGAVLHAQTTVPEMYFLGVTWSDLWGVTRNPWNLQYAVGGSSGGSGAALAAGLTTLATGSDMGGSIRIPSAFNGLWGFKPPYGRVPVEPNYVSLLPSVLGPIARDLPDMIRLENVISGPAPGVMNSLRPKLDLPLSYAGVKGMRIAYSPNQGWARVSENVRRNTEAALAVLERQGALITKVDLDLGVNGNDIRKVLLEALLSGIQGADMADLVSQKDQLTSYGRHFAELAATSMGPEQARHAAQVSAEIYRRVDDQVFQSGYQALIMPTLTTSEVPADLDPFRDKLMVDGVEVDPLAGWVLTPLWNLLNWNPVLAAPTGLDPQNMPTSIQIVAPTYEDAVCMRVGSALASGMPQLYTGNRFPSLTSS; via the coding sequence GTGAACCTCAGCCGCCGCAATGCCCTCCAGATGCTCGGAGCCACAGCAGGCTTCGGCGTGGCTGGAGCGATGGGCGTGGTGTCGCCCTCCAGGTTGAACGCAGCACCGGCCGCTGCCGGCCAGAGCCGTGATCTGGAGTTGGCGTACATGAGCGCCGGCGAACAGCTGAAGCTGTTCCGCCAGAAGAAGCTCTCGCCCGTGGAGGTGCTCCAAGCCCAGCTGCGGCTCACCGAACAGCGCGGCAAGCTTGTGAACTGCTTCACCTACCTCCATCCGAAGGAGGCGATGGCGCAGGCGAAGGAATCGGAGCGCCGCTGGCAGCAGGGCAACCCCCGTGCCCTCGAGGGCATCACCGTGGCCCTCAAGGATGAGATGGCGGTGAAGGGCTGGCCCATGACCGCCGGCTCCAAGGTGTTCCGCGACCGGGTGATGACCACGAACGATCCGATCGTGGTGAAACTGCTGGATGCCGGTGCCGTGCTGCACGCGCAAACCACCGTGCCGGAGATGTATTTCCTCGGGGTGACTTGGAGTGATCTCTGGGGCGTGACGCGCAATCCCTGGAATCTCCAGTACGCGGTAGGGGGCTCATCAGGCGGCAGCGGCGCCGCGCTGGCAGCCGGACTCACCACCCTCGCCACCGGTTCCGATATGGGGGGTTCGATCCGGATCCCCTCGGCCTTCAACGGCCTTTGGGGCTTCAAACCGCCCTACGGCCGGGTGCCCGTGGAGCCCAACTACGTGAGCCTGCTTCCCTCCGTGCTCGGACCCATTGCACGGGATCTGCCCGACATGATCCGCCTGGAAAATGTGATCTCCGGCCCGGCACCAGGGGTGATGAATTCCCTGCGCCCGAAGCTTGATCTGCCGCTCAGCTACGCGGGGGTCAAGGGCATGCGGATCGCGTACTCCCCCAATCAGGGCTGGGCGCGGGTGAGCGAGAACGTGCGGCGCAACACCGAGGCCGCCCTGGCGGTGCTGGAGCGCCAGGGGGCCTTGATCACCAAGGTGGATCTGGATCTCGGTGTGAACGGCAACGACATCCGCAAGGTGCTGCTGGAAGCACTGCTCTCCGGCATTCAGGGGGCCGATATGGCGGATCTGGTGAGCCAGAAGGATCAACTCACCAGCTACGGCCGTCACTTCGCCGAGCTGGCGGCAACCTCGATGGGACCGGAACAGGCGCGGCATGCAGCGCAGGTGTCGGCCGAGATCTATCGCCGCGTGGACGATCAGGTGTTCCAGAGCGGCTATCAGGCGCTGATCATGCCCACCCTCACCACCAGTGAAGTGCCGGCTGATCTCGACCCCTTCCGCGACAAGCTGATGGTGGATGGCGTGGAAGTCGACCCCCTGGCTGGCTGGGTGCTCACACCGCTCTGGAACCTGCTCAATTGGAACCCCGTGCTGGCAGCGCCCACGGGCCTGGATCCGCAGAACATGCCTACCAGCATTCAGATCGTGGCGCCCACCTATGAAGACGCCGTGTGCATGCGGGTGGGTTCAGCCCTGGCCAGCGGCATGCCGCAGCTCTACACCGGCAATCGCTTCCCCAGCCTCACCAGCAGCTGA
- the ftsH gene encoding ATP-dependent zinc metalloprotease FtsH: MNQRWRTIALWVLPIGVALFLGWQVLGNGANRFSAPSGPTVAPSNAAVARMSYGRFLDYVEAGRVTAVDIFDGGRTAVVEAVDPDLDNRVQRLRVDLPGLAPELVNNLKEQGISFDIHPPRQAPPALGLLGNLLFPLLLIGVLVFLARRGNGMPGGPGQAMQFGKTKARFAMEAETGVKFDDVAGVEEAKQDLQEVVTFLKTPERFTSVGAKIPKGVLLVGPPGTGKTLLAKAIAGEAGVPFFSLSGSEFVEMFVGVGASRVRDLFKRAKENSPCLIFIDEIDAVGRQRGAGVGGGNDEREQTLNQLLTEMDGFEGNSGIIIIAATNRADVLDSALLRPGRFDRQVQVDVPDIKGRLSVLKVHSRDKKLADDVSLEAIARRTPGFSGADLANLLNEAAILTARRRKEATGLAEIDDAVDRIIAGMEGKPLTDGRSKRLIAYHEVGHALVGTLVKAHDPVQKVTLIPRGQAQGLTWFSPDEEQMLVSRAQLRARIMGALGGRAAEDVVFGHAEVTTGAGGDIQQVASIARQMVTRFGMSEVGQLSLEAGNQEVFLGRDLMTRSDGSDATAARVDLAVRQIVQNCYEETVKLVAENRACMDRVVDVLIEKESLDGDEFRALVSEFTAIPEKERFSPFLSEADLAAEATPIKAEA; the protein is encoded by the coding sequence ATGAATCAGCGCTGGCGCACCATTGCCCTCTGGGTGCTGCCCATCGGGGTGGCCCTGTTTCTCGGCTGGCAGGTGCTTGGCAACGGCGCCAACCGCTTCAGCGCTCCCAGCGGCCCCACCGTGGCTCCGAGCAATGCTGCGGTGGCCCGCATGAGCTACGGCCGCTTCCTCGATTACGTGGAAGCCGGCCGGGTCACCGCCGTCGACATTTTTGATGGCGGCCGCACCGCTGTGGTGGAAGCGGTGGATCCCGACCTCGACAACCGGGTGCAGCGCCTGCGCGTGGATCTCCCCGGCCTGGCTCCTGAGCTGGTGAACAACCTCAAGGAGCAGGGCATCAGCTTCGATATTCATCCGCCCCGCCAGGCTCCTCCGGCGCTGGGCCTGCTGGGCAACCTGCTCTTCCCGCTGCTGTTGATCGGCGTGCTGGTGTTCCTGGCCCGCCGCGGTAACGGCATGCCCGGCGGCCCCGGCCAGGCGATGCAGTTCGGCAAAACCAAGGCCCGCTTTGCGATGGAAGCCGAAACCGGCGTCAAGTTCGACGACGTGGCTGGTGTGGAAGAGGCCAAGCAAGACCTCCAGGAAGTGGTGACCTTCCTCAAAACGCCTGAGCGCTTCACCTCTGTGGGCGCCAAGATCCCCAAAGGCGTGCTGCTGGTGGGTCCTCCCGGCACCGGTAAAACCCTGCTCGCCAAGGCGATTGCCGGTGAAGCCGGCGTGCCCTTCTTCTCCCTCTCCGGTTCGGAATTTGTGGAGATGTTCGTGGGCGTGGGCGCCAGCCGCGTGCGCGATTTGTTCAAGCGCGCCAAGGAGAACAGCCCCTGTCTGATCTTCATCGACGAGATCGATGCGGTGGGCCGTCAGCGCGGCGCCGGTGTAGGCGGCGGTAACGACGAGCGCGAGCAGACCCTCAACCAGCTCCTCACGGAAATGGACGGCTTTGAGGGCAACAGCGGCATCATCATCATTGCGGCCACCAACCGCGCCGACGTGCTCGATTCGGCCCTGCTGCGTCCGGGCCGTTTCGACCGCCAGGTGCAAGTGGATGTACCCGACATCAAGGGCCGCCTCTCAGTGCTGAAGGTGCACTCCCGCGACAAGAAGCTGGCCGACGACGTGAGCCTCGAGGCCATCGCCCGCCGCACCCCCGGCTTCTCCGGCGCCGACCTGGCCAACCTGCTCAATGAGGCCGCGATCCTCACCGCGCGCCGCCGCAAAGAGGCCACCGGCCTGGCCGAGATCGACGATGCCGTGGACCGGATCATCGCCGGCATGGAGGGCAAGCCCCTCACCGATGGCCGCAGTAAGCGCCTGATCGCCTACCACGAAGTGGGCCACGCCCTGGTTGGCACCCTGGTGAAGGCCCACGACCCCGTGCAGAAGGTCACCCTGATCCCCCGCGGCCAGGCCCAGGGCCTCACCTGGTTCTCCCCGGATGAGGAGCAGATGCTGGTGAGCCGCGCTCAGCTGCGCGCCCGGATCATGGGCGCCCTCGGCGGCCGGGCCGCGGAGGACGTGGTGTTCGGCCACGCCGAAGTCACCACCGGTGCAGGCGGCGACATCCAGCAGGTGGCCTCGATCGCTCGCCAGATGGTGACCCGCTTCGGCATGAGCGAAGTGGGCCAGCTTTCCCTCGAAGCCGGCAACCAAGAGGTGTTCCTCGGCCGCGACCTGATGACCCGCAGCGATGGCTCTGACGCCACCGCCGCCCGCGTCGATCTGGCCGTACGCCAGATCGTGCAGAACTGCTATGAGGAAACCGTGAAGCTCGTGGCTGAGAACCGCGCCTGCATGGACCGCGTGGTGGATGTGCTGATCGAGAAGGAAAGCCTCGACGGCGATGAGTTCCGCGCCCTCGTGAGCGAGTTCACCGCCATCCCCGAGAAAGAGCGTTTCTCACCATTCCTCAGCGAAGCGGATCTAGCCGCCGAGGCCACACCGATCAAGGCTGAAGCCTGA